A single region of the Mugil cephalus isolate CIBA_MC_2020 chromosome 4, CIBA_Mcephalus_1.1, whole genome shotgun sequence genome encodes:
- the LOC125006190 gene encoding E3 ubiquitin-protein ligase MARCHF9-like isoform X1, with protein sequence MFKYQIRMLFNELKVLLLMRSGSSRTNTGTDTQTRMRGLTLGGCTWPQLSCSRQDDEEEYYGSDTRPRSLAFEDKEEEDKSQEGGLDAASLPSLSESGMRSPQCRICFQGPEKGELLSPCRCNGSVRCTHHSCLIRWISERGSWSCELCYFKYEVLAISTKNPLQWQAISLTVIEKVQIAAIILGSLFLIASISWLVWSSLSPSAKWQRQDLLFQICYGMYGFMDIVCIGLIIHEGSSVYRIFKRWQAVNQQWKVLNYEKAKDLGDPISSCSKGAGHVERDSPHIVTDGSSRTSRHIRTILHHHCGYTILHILSQLRPNSLNRTNHEVVMRVTTV encoded by the exons ATGTTTAAGTATCAGATTCGAATGCTTTTCAATGAACTCAAAGTGTTACTACTGATGCGCTCTGGATCAAGCAGGACTAACACAGGCACAGACACTCAGACCAGGATGAGGGGGCTCACCTTAGGAGGCTGCACTTGGCCACAGCTCAGTTGCTCTCGCCAGGACGACGAGGAGGAATATTATGGCTCAGACACTCGGCCACGCAGCCTggcatttgaggacaaagaagaagaagacaaatcCCAAGAAGGAGGCCTGGATGCTGCCTCCCTCCCGAGTCTCTCCGAGAGCGGGATGCGATCACCGCAGTGCCGGATCTGCTTCCAGGGCCCAGAGAAG GGGGAGCTGTTGAGCCCGTGTCGCTGTAATGGCTCTGTGCGCTGCACTCACCACTCCTGCCTTATCCGCTGGATCAGTGAGAGGGGCTCCTGGAGCTGTGAGCTCTGCTACTTCAAGTACGAGGTCCTAGCCATCAGCACCAAAAACCCGCTGCAG TGGCAGGCCATCTCTCTGACTGTGATTGAAAAGGTGCAGATTGCGGCCATTATCCTGGGCTCTCTGTTCCTCATCGCAAGTATTTCCTGGTTGGTGTGGTCCTCTCTCAGTCCATCGGCCAAATGGCAGCGACAAGACCTGCTCTTCCAGATATGCTACGGCATGTACGGCTTCATGGACATAGTTTGTATAG GGCTTATAATCCACGAAGGATCATCTGTTTACCGGATCTTCAAGCGCTGGCAGGCTGTGAACCAGCAGTGGAAAGTACTGAATTATGAAAAGGCAAAGGACTTAGGGGACCCCATCAGCTCCTGCAGTAAAGGCGCTGGTCATGTTGAAAGGGACTCTCCTCACATTGTTacagatggcagcagcaggacaaGTCGGCACATCAGGACTattctccaccaccactgtgGCTACACTATTTTGCATATCCTCAGCCAGCTAAGACCCAACAGCCTGAACAGGACCAACCATGAGGTGGTCATGAGAGTGACCACTGTATGA
- the LOC125006190 gene encoding E3 ubiquitin-protein ligase MARCHF9-like isoform X2 yields MFKYQIRMLFNELKVLLLMRSGSSRTNTGTDTQTRMRGLTLGGCTWPQLSCSRQDDEEEYYGSDTRPRSLAFEDKEEEDKSQEGGLDAASLPSLSESGMRSPQCRICFQGPEKWQAISLTVIEKVQIAAIILGSLFLIASISWLVWSSLSPSAKWQRQDLLFQICYGMYGFMDIVCIGLIIHEGSSVYRIFKRWQAVNQQWKVLNYEKAKDLGDPISSCSKGAGHVERDSPHIVTDGSSRTSRHIRTILHHHCGYTILHILSQLRPNSLNRTNHEVVMRVTTV; encoded by the exons ATGTTTAAGTATCAGATTCGAATGCTTTTCAATGAACTCAAAGTGTTACTACTGATGCGCTCTGGATCAAGCAGGACTAACACAGGCACAGACACTCAGACCAGGATGAGGGGGCTCACCTTAGGAGGCTGCACTTGGCCACAGCTCAGTTGCTCTCGCCAGGACGACGAGGAGGAATATTATGGCTCAGACACTCGGCCACGCAGCCTggcatttgaggacaaagaagaagaagacaaatcCCAAGAAGGAGGCCTGGATGCTGCCTCCCTCCCGAGTCTCTCCGAGAGCGGGATGCGATCACCGCAGTGCCGGATCTGCTTCCAGGGCCCAGAGAAG TGGCAGGCCATCTCTCTGACTGTGATTGAAAAGGTGCAGATTGCGGCCATTATCCTGGGCTCTCTGTTCCTCATCGCAAGTATTTCCTGGTTGGTGTGGTCCTCTCTCAGTCCATCGGCCAAATGGCAGCGACAAGACCTGCTCTTCCAGATATGCTACGGCATGTACGGCTTCATGGACATAGTTTGTATAG GGCTTATAATCCACGAAGGATCATCTGTTTACCGGATCTTCAAGCGCTGGCAGGCTGTGAACCAGCAGTGGAAAGTACTGAATTATGAAAAGGCAAAGGACTTAGGGGACCCCATCAGCTCCTGCAGTAAAGGCGCTGGTCATGTTGAAAGGGACTCTCCTCACATTGTTacagatggcagcagcaggacaaGTCGGCACATCAGGACTattctccaccaccactgtgGCTACACTATTTTGCATATCCTCAGCCAGCTAAGACCCAACAGCCTGAACAGGACCAACCATGAGGTGGTCATGAGAGTGACCACTGTATGA